tacagATTTGCTAGCATATACTTTTAAATACTAGCATGTTTGTATACACAATACACGTTTTTAACACATCTCTAACATGTTTTAGCTTGAAACTACCATGTTTATTGTTAGATGATTTGcagtttttcaacatttttaatttatactgacatgttttatcatgtttttttagCACATAATTAACATGTACTagttttaacacattgctaacaAGAATGCATACTATTTTTAGTGTGTTTTACAACTGGCATgttttaaattacatatttaataattaacacattttaacatgttgctagctgTTTTAACAAACTAACTGGATGTTACCCACATTATGTCTGAAACGTGTTTACAAGTCAGCATGTTTGATCACACTGTTCATGTCTTTAGCATGTCACTGAAATACACAATGTACAGTTAGCCTGTTTAtggttatatttaaaatgttaacatgTTTAGCATGCAAATggaatgttgttaacatgttttaacacattgctaacatAAAACTAGCATGCTTACTATCGTTAGCATGTTTTACAGCTTTGTTTcaattactagcatgtttttatgcatgttttaattaacatattttgagCATGTTTTAGCACTTCGCTAACaagttttaacatgttgctaacattaGCATGTTTtactaaaaatgaaaaatcacaaaaaataattatatataaagtaGTAAGTGATATTTCTAATAAAGTCAGTTCTAACGTGTTGTTTCGAAAGCTTTAGAACAGTGAATCGTTTGCTTGACTTCATTTCTCCCATCACTAGATTTTACAATGATgctgttctgagatcagtctcaccGATCTCTGGATCTTCAGCCAGCTCCTCATAGCTGCCGTATGCGCGTGGGATACTGTGCTTCTGTGCAAACTCCTGCGCATGCGCCAACTCACGCGCAGCCACGGCCACCACCTGAGAGATTCAAGAACAAACAAATCTTcaataacatgtaaaataataacattaaaatctaatttcatgtacatttattttaactttacgTTTACTTTCATTCTAtattagtttgttgatttgcaaAAAAAGATAGAATGTTTTTAGCCATTTTCAGATATGATCAGGGGCGAATTTAACCAATAAGAGaggtaagcggctgcttagggcatcaggaaatctgggggcccccaatGAATATCTAAAAGTATCAATTATTCCTATAAtctataaataatattgttttctatcatattttgtatgatgagactcaaacaaaacaatattagcaatatttctcacataGACATCGCTTCACTATATGACGATTTCACAAAAAGTTATAAAAACAGTTGCCTGGTTTTGCAAATTAATtcttaatacatttatacaattaCTCTTGTGCGTAGGAgtttttatagaataaaaaaaaatctacataggCAGATGAGCTGTGTCTGGTGCAGTACTGCTGCTGTCCAGATGAGAGGAGTGTCGCTGTTTCTCCGCGGCACAGTCATAACTTCCTCAcgtttgtttacattcagcaaATCTTATAAAAGTTAATGAAAAGCGCGGTGAAAGTGTCTTCTACATTAAatatgtgagtttgtgtgtgtgtgtgtcagcagtttAAACGCGTtcgaccagtgtgtgtgtgtgtgtgtgtgtgtgtttattctgcaGTCTAGCAGTTCGTTTTCAGCAGTGTCTCCTGATCTTCTTCTGTCAGGTGAGCACAGGTGTGTGATTGTTCACCTGCTACTGTTATTTCTGTAGAGTATTTACCTGGTGTTGTTCTGCTGGAAGAGTCCTCAGGGCCACAGTGAAGTCATGACTGATCTTTCCAGCACTGCAGATCCCCCATCTGAGCGCCATCATgccgactgtgtgtgtgtgtgcgtgtgtgtgtgtgtgtgtgtattactagAGGGAACGACAGGTGGCGACAAACTCTACATTTCGCATTAGAGCCTtaaatactcaccggccactttattaggtacacttgtccgctggttaacataaatttctaatcagccaatcacatggcagcaactcaatgcgtttaggcatgtaaTGCCTATGTATGTAAGGCAAATGCCTTgtagatgccagaggtcagaggagaatggccagactggttccagctgatagaaaggcaacagtaactcaaataagcactcgttacaaccgaggtctgcagaagagcatctctgaacacacaacacgtccaaccttgaggcggatgggctacagcagcagaagaccacaccgggtgccactcctgtcagctaagaacaggaaactgaggctacaattcacacaggctcaccaaaactggacaatagaagattggagaaacgttgcctggtctgatgagtctccatttctgctgccacattcagatgctcggctcaatatttggcatcaacaacatgaaagcatggatccatcctgccttgtatcagcggttcaggctggtggtggtggtgtaatggtgtgggggagattttcttggcaccctttgggtccattagtaccaattgagcatggtgtcaacaccacagcctacctgagtattgttgctgaccatgtccacctctttatgagcacagtgtctccatcttctgatggctacttccagcaggataacgcaccatgtgattataatagaagtcaatgggggcaaaaacagccccaacataaccaaagggcaGTCAATTTGCACAGAGTAGCACATTTTtgaagcattttcccaaaacatgtgtcaaaataagatttgtcatcaaaaataaattaatttgctgaaacacagagaaagttgtggccaaattaagactcaaaatcatgaaaacgacccaacagcacacaagggttataCAAAAATCCACTTCATAATTTCAATATCATGACGATGAAGGAAGCAGAGACTCCACAGCTTTTAGTATTGGTgtcttttattgaacacgcacATTAATGTTCAAGCTTAATCTTCTCTGAGCTGCAGATGTTCGTCAGAGAATGGAGGGCCGTCATTGGCTGTCCTGCTCATAAACCACGCCCACTTGCCGCCGGGCCTCGTCCATGATCTCCATTACCAGCTCAGAGTCGGCCAGAGACATCCTGATGCTCTCCTTCAgacctgacacacacacgcaaacacattcgcatgcacgcaaacacacacagatacatccATGCATGCAAgcacacagaaatacacacacacacacaatgattagcacacacagacacatttgccatgatgatagcacACAAggttgactagatattcttcaagacactagtattcatcctaaagtgacatttaaaggcttcattaGGTTAatcagggtaaagttagggtaattaggcaagtggtttggtctgtagacaatccaaaacaaatatagcttaaaggggctagtaatgaccttaaaatggctttaaaactattaaaaactgctttattctagccaaaataaaacaaataagactttctccagaagaaaaaatattatcagacatactgtgaaaatttcctgaatctgttcaacatcatttgaggAAGATTTCACggcagggcgaataattttgactgaaCTGTAGGTGATCAGGCTGAAAGTGTGTAAACAGCGCTGGTGTGTTCACCTTTCTGCATGCAGCGTCGGACTTCTTCAGCTTCATATCTCAGGCCGGTGCTGTTGGGGAAGTTGAGCGGAAGATGCGGATCAGGAAGAGGAAACTCCGACTTCTGCCCATTGACCTCCAGTGTAGTGGGGCAGTGCATGGGGGAAGACACCTGATCAGGACACAGCAGAGCgcttattaacacacacacacacacacacacacacacacacacacacttatatcaCACTACTGATATAAAACAAACTTGGCAGTAAAGCTCTAAATCATTATGTGATTATAATATTTAGTATATTAGgctgtgtgtgtatgagtatatgtgtgtataagtcTGTCTGTTCTCCTCACAGTGATTGTTCCACTGGTTCCAAAGATGGAGGCGGTGTTGGGAAGAGCACAGGCCAGAGAACTGGAACACACAGCTATTCTGTTCCCTGAGAACTTCAGAACCACCACCATGGACTCGTCCACACCTGCCAGAAGACAAGCAGCAGGTCAGATCATCTGCTAAACACACTCTGCACAAGCACAGCTATACTGACCAATAAAATCTCatcaaaatataatcaaaaatatatctgAAAGTTAAAAATGAATACTAGATATACAAGTCAAAACAATAAAGACAAAAAATCATTGCTATATAtttcaatagaaaataaaaacaataaaagttgAAAATATTGCTGTGATGAAATTTATtgactaaaaaatacagatgattAAAGGCCAAACAAAATCAAATTCAAAATATGACTACATTTTTAGGTTTgtcaaaactaaaactaaaacaactATATCTAAGTGATTTATACACTAATATATGGCAACTCTAAATGCATGAATAATggaatatgcatgtaataaatgtatatgcacatacagttgaagtcagaattactagcccccttaAATTTtcagcccccgtttattttttcccaatttctgtttaacagagagcagatttctccaacacatttctaatcataatagttttaataactcatctctaataactgatttattttctctttgtcatgatgacagtaaataatattagactagatattcttcaagacacttctatacagcttaaagtgacatttaaaggcttcactaggttaattaggttaactaggcaggttagggtaattaggcaagttattgtgtaatgatggtttgttctgtagactatcgaaaacaaatatagcttaaagaggctaataatattgaccttaaaatgggctttaaaaaattaaaaactgcttttattctagccgaaataaaacaaatcagactttctccagaagaataaatattatcagatatactgtgaacatttcctgaatctgttaaacatcatttgggaaatatttaaaaaagaaaaaaaattcaaaggggggctaataattctgacttcaactgtaaatgtaaattcatggatttatatgcaaataaatagaaGCATGACAAATGTAAATGCATCTCAattttaaatgcacaataaatataaatgcatgatAAATGTATAagcatgtaaatgtaaatgcatgataaatgtttgtgcatgtataaatgtatatatgtataaatagaCATGCATGATAAATGTAAATGCGAGataaatatgtatatgcatatacattttaaatgcacaataaaTAAGCATACAAATGTAAAAGCATATAAATCTATGTGAatgataaatgtaaatgcaaataaatgcacaataaatgaatatgcatataaatgtaaatgcatgatAAAtgcatatgcatgtatatataaatgtatacgcATAAAAATGCATGATAATCGTACAtgcaaataaatgataaatgtatatgcatgtaaatgtaaaatgcatgATAAATATTTGATGCATATAAGTATAAAAACAtgataaatgtatatacatataaactgtaaatacacaataatttatatatatatatgcaattaaaTAAATTTCTTGTAATTGTGTATGCATACAGatgcaaataaattatataatatatatatatatatatatatatatatatatatatatatatatatatatatatatatatatatatatatatatatatatatatatttaaatgcacaatAAATATGTATGCAtgatactgtaaatgtaaatgcatgatactgtaaatgtaaatgcattttaatgttaATGCATAATCAATGTACATGCAAATATATGTATAGGCatgataaatgtaaatgcatgataataaaatatgcatatacataataaatgcacAATGAATTTATATGAAtgataaatgtatatgtaaataaatgtttgataAATGTATATGGATACAAATGTAAATGCCtgaaaaatgtaaatgcaaacaaataatatataaatatatacattttaaatgcacaataaatgtatatgcatgtatgatAAATAGTAATGCatgatactgtaaatatatatgcatacaaaTGTAAATGCATGCTAAATGTGtatgcaaataaatgtataagcatgataaatgtaaatgcaaataagTAAATGCATGCTGAATGTATATATGCATATCAATTTTAAATGCACAATGAATATATATGCATGCTAAATGAAACTGTGTATGTGATGTGTGAATCTGCTCAGTCTGGTGTTGGACCTGAGGGCAGCAGGACTCCAGTGGCGCTGACCGACTCTggtttctctccattaaacaccaTGAGCGCAAACTGAACGCAGTAGACGCCGATGTACAGCAGAGATCCTCCACCCTGCTCCTTCTGGGTGGTGTGTATGCGGTCCAGGAGATTCAGACCGAAATACACACTCACCATCTTCACCTCACCGACCGCCTGCTCCGACAGCAGCCTGGAGATCTCAGAGTACACCGGAAAACATCGAGACCACATCGCCTGGAGAAACACACCACACTGTGACTTTACCATTACTTTAGGACCGtgccattcactgcgctctgagtttaccgACTGCTGAGAAACCCGTaaatgtgaaaaggctccatGTATGAAACATGTAAAGTGTTTGGTGGTCATCTATAATGTGTTCATACATGCTCTACAATAAAAGTGTGTGTAGCTTGTTTGATGCTCAGTATGTTCACCTCCATGAGGAAGACGTTGTTCTCTCTGGCGGCTGAAATCAGCTGTCGCAGCTCTCTGCTGTTCATGGTGAAGGGTTTCTCACACAACACACTCTTCCCAGCGTTCAGGAACAGCAGACCCACGGGCAGATGATGAGTGTGAACAACACCGATGTACACcacatctgaaacacacacacacatttttacattatagaaatactatagtgtttttgaactatactatagtaaaatgtattatactgtatatatattgtacTACGGTGGCCGAgcgagcttaacatgctgcaatttaagaaaacgcatgcaattacaaaaaactgcAGAAAATTAAGGGCGCACTCATATTAGGAACAGTTCCCTTGAACCATGCCAAAGCGTGTTtgtccccctcccctctccctctcgacctgcactcacattgcattttttccCTTCcctacttctcattgagtctaccttatacttcagccgtttgcatttctcgcgatcccagaagctccctgtgatcttaactagcatgcgttttagaattataaacatcggtttctatcagggtacactcaagtcgacggctgggcgccgcggaccgctgcagaaaccgatgtttagaattcaaaattgcgtggcgtgacgattcgggacacttcatgtttctgccgcgccacagagagtgtctggtgtgccgtgtcgtggcttcgagcggcgcatcccgtgcctcagtcaaagttaattcagtgtgcgtggttattagtttctgtgtacaagctcggcacttgaatctagcacacagttggctgtaaaactgtacaaagacacaaatgattttgtactctctgcttggtctgtgtcagagtcgtacatgtgcgactgaatgctgatcctttcagtctgcctgtctgtgttgcaaacacagagcgggtgagctcatggccccgcccccttgttacgttggcgggaagccgaaactaatctacatgtgaagcaacacacccctaaatcagcgagctgtggccacgcccccaacatgacactttttaacacattataataaaacaatctgaattgtgttttaaactgaacctaaactggcacactaagaagaaccataatattaatattaaatcataaaaaggaggtcaactatgtgccctttaataataaGTAGTTGGGTcaattacagtttttcccaattgtttccacacattttctgaaagcatgtctcatattgtcagaactcAGAAAGCACACTCACACATTGGGCAAAACCCTTCAATTCTCCTGCAAAATGAAACTCAACGTTCAAAACAATAAGATTTCTTCTCCAAATGgtattttgtgttcaaataaCACACAAACATCACATGAATAGACATTTAGAAGAACCAGTTGAGCCATGATGTGCTTAGCTTTTCATAGTTGTATTTTTGTTCAGTAATGAAtagttacagtaaaaaaatggtTGGGATGAACAACAGTTGTACTCATTGTGCCTAaagtacaagtaattgtgtgtaaacaactaaGAAAAGCTGTAATCAACTCTGTAATTAACTAAACATTTTGATTTGAGAAAACTTA
The window above is part of the Danio aesculapii chromosome 18, fDanAes4.1, whole genome shotgun sequence genome. Proteins encoded here:
- the dhdh.1 gene encoding dihydrodiol dehydrogenase, tandem duplicate 1, which encodes MATRWGICGSGNISHDFCVALRTLTEQDHQIVAVAARSLERAQKFAKTHGIPKAYGCYQELVKDPNIDVVYIGVVHTHHLPVGLLFLNAGKSVLCEKPFTMNSRELRQLISAARENNVFLMEAMWSRCFPVYSEISRLLSEQAVGEVKMVSVYFGLNLLDRIHTTQKEQGGGSLLYIGVYCVQFALMVFNGEKPESVSATGVLLPSGVDESMVVVLKFSGNRIAVCSSSLACALPNTASIFGTSGTITVSSPMHCPTTLEVNGQKSEFPLPDPHLPLNFPNSTGLRYEAEEVRRCMQKGLKESIRMSLADSELVMEIMDEARRQVGVVYEQDSQ